The following coding sequences lie in one Carnobacterium gallinarum DSM 4847 genomic window:
- a CDS encoding heavy metal translocating P-type ATPase — translation MSETITSAEKNVYRVEGLSCANCAGKFERNVKDIPGVQDAKVNFGASKISVYGEPTIEELEKAGAFENLKVIPEKTRRQVPQEMNQEKNVYRVQGFSCANCAGKFERNVKELPGVQDAKVNFGASKISVYGETSIEELEKAGAFENLKVAPDERRQQASQEGKEVKKEEKVPFYKKQSTLLYSALFLVFGYLSSSVNGDENIVTTLLFVASMLIGGLSLFKVGLQNLIHFDFDMKTLMTVAVIGGAIIGEWAEVSLVVILFAISEALERFSMDKARQSIRSLMDIAPKEALVRRNGQEIMIHVDDIMVGDIMIVKPGQKIAMDGVVVSGYSAVNQAAITGESVPVAKIVDDEVFAGTLNEEGLLEVKITKLVEDTTISKIIHLVEEAQGERAPSQAFVEKFAKYYTPIIMVIAALVAIVPPLFFGGSWETWVYQGLAVLVVGCPCALVISTPISIVSAIGNAAKKGVLVKGGVYLEELGALKAIAFDKTGTLTKGVPVVTDFTVLNKKMEEKELLSIITALEYRSQHPLASAIMKKAEQENISYSDVNVEDFSSITGRGIKGFINGTTYYIGSPKLFKELFVPDFSQEFEDKVRHLQNQGKTAMIIGTEQNILAVIAVADEVRESSKDVIQKLHQLGIKQTIMLTGDNQGTAKAIGEHVGVSDIQAELMPEDKLDYIKKLRSEYGKVAMVGDGVNDAPALAASTVGIAMGGAGTDTAIETADVALMGDDLRKLPFAVKLSRKALNIIKANITFAIAIKVIALLLVIPGWLTLWIAILSDMGATLLVALNSLRLMRVKE, via the coding sequence TTGAGTGAAACAATAACATCAGCAGAGAAAAATGTGTACCGAGTTGAGGGGTTATCTTGCGCAAACTGTGCCGGGAAGTTCGAGAGAAACGTCAAAGACATACCAGGAGTACAGGACGCCAAAGTGAACTTCGGCGCCTCCAAGATCTCCGTTTACGGCGAGCCAACGATCGAAGAGCTAGAAAAAGCGGGTGCTTTTGAGAACTTGAAAGTAATTCCGGAAAAAACGAGACGTCAAGTACCACAAGAGATGAATCAAGAAAAAAATGTATACCGAGTTCAAGGTTTTTCATGTGCAAATTGTGCAGGGAAATTTGAAAGAAATGTTAAAGAGCTTCCAGGTGTTCAAGATGCCAAGGTAAACTTTGGGGCATCAAAAATATCGGTTTATGGTGAAACTTCCATTGAAGAATTAGAAAAGGCTGGCGCTTTTGAAAACTTAAAGGTGGCTCCTGATGAACGGAGACAACAGGCTTCTCAAGAGGGGAAAGAGGTTAAAAAAGAAGAAAAAGTGCCATTCTATAAAAAACAGAGCACTTTACTCTATTCAGCCTTATTTCTTGTCTTTGGTTACCTTTCCTCATCTGTTAATGGGGATGAGAACATTGTTACTACATTATTATTTGTAGCATCTATGTTAATCGGAGGATTATCACTCTTTAAAGTCGGTTTACAAAACTTGATTCATTTTGACTTTGACATGAAAACCCTTATGACAGTAGCTGTTATAGGTGGTGCCATTATAGGAGAATGGGCTGAAGTTTCCCTTGTTGTCATACTCTTTGCGATTAGTGAAGCTCTGGAACGGTTTTCTATGGACAAAGCTAGACAATCGATTCGTTCATTAATGGACATCGCGCCAAAGGAAGCCCTTGTAAGGCGGAATGGGCAAGAAATCATGATCCATGTTGATGATATCATGGTTGGAGATATTATGATTGTTAAACCTGGTCAAAAGATTGCCATGGATGGTGTCGTTGTCAGTGGTTACTCTGCCGTCAATCAGGCAGCTATAACAGGTGAGTCAGTCCCTGTTGCCAAAATCGTTGATGATGAAGTATTTGCTGGTACTTTAAATGAAGAAGGGTTACTTGAAGTAAAAATAACCAAACTAGTAGAAGATACAACGATTTCTAAAATTATTCATCTTGTAGAGGAAGCCCAAGGGGAACGCGCTCCATCTCAAGCGTTTGTTGAAAAATTCGCTAAATATTATACACCAATCATAATGGTCATTGCTGCATTAGTTGCTATAGTCCCGCCTTTATTCTTTGGTGGCAGTTGGGAAACATGGGTTTATCAAGGGTTAGCTGTTCTTGTTGTTGGTTGCCCTTGTGCGTTGGTCATATCGACTCCTATTTCTATTGTTTCAGCGATTGGGAATGCTGCGAAAAAAGGTGTCCTTGTAAAAGGAGGGGTTTATTTAGAAGAATTGGGAGCCTTAAAGGCCATCGCATTTGATAAAACCGGTACACTGACAAAAGGTGTTCCAGTTGTAACAGACTTTACAGTATTAAATAAAAAAATGGAAGAGAAAGAATTGCTTTCCATCATTACAGCTCTTGAGTACCGTTCGCAGCACCCTCTTGCTTCAGCGATTATGAAAAAAGCAGAACAAGAAAATATCTCTTATTCAGATGTAAATGTGGAGGATTTTTCTTCTATTACGGGTCGAGGTATAAAAGGGTTTATAAACGGAACAACCTATTATATAGGCAGTCCAAAACTTTTCAAGGAATTATTTGTTCCCGACTTTAGCCAAGAGTTCGAGGATAAGGTTAGACACCTCCAAAATCAAGGGAAAACTGCGATGATAATTGGTACAGAACAAAATATTCTTGCAGTTATTGCCGTAGCAGATGAAGTTCGTGAATCAAGCAAAGATGTGATTCAAAAGCTACATCAGTTAGGGATCAAACAAACAATAATGCTAACTGGCGATAATCAAGGTACTGCAAAGGCAATAGGAGAGCATGTTGGAGTATCTGATATTCAGGCAGAATTAATGCCTGAAGATAAGTTGGACTATATCAAAAAATTAAGATCCGAGTATGGAAAGGTAGCTATGGTGGGCGATGGCGTTAATGACGCCCCTGCGTTAGCAGCTTCTACAGTGGGAATTGCCATGGGTGGTGCTGGTACAGATACAGCTATTGAGACGGCAGACGTTGCGTTAATGGGAGATGATTTGAGAAAACTTCCATTTGCTGTAAAACTAAGCCGTAAAGCTCTAAATATAATTAAGGCTAACATTACCTTTGCTATTGCTATTAAAGTCATTGCATTACTACTAGTTATACCTGGTTGGCTAACGCTTTGGATTGCCATTCTTTCAGATATGGGGGCAACTCTTTTGGTAGCATTAAATAGTTTACGACTTATGCGGGTTAAAGAATAA
- a CDS encoding ArsR/SmtB family transcription factor, with translation MIKDYCEVSLFDQEKVSRAKRNLSEQKPVEAAQVFKALSDDTRIKIAYALLLEDELCVCDVANIVGSTTATASHHLRLLRTLGLAKYRKEGKLVFYSLDDDHVKNLIKIAFAHQKEVVKVE, from the coding sequence GTGATTAAAGATTACTGTGAAGTTTCGCTTTTTGATCAAGAAAAAGTTTCCAGGGCTAAAAGAAACCTGTCAGAGCAAAAACCAGTGGAGGCAGCACAAGTTTTTAAGGCCCTCTCTGATGATACAAGGATAAAGATTGCCTACGCTTTATTATTAGAGGACGAGTTATGTGTTTGTGATGTTGCAAATATCGTAGGCTCTACTACTGCAACAGCATCCCATCACTTAAGGTTGCTAAGAACTTTAGGTTTAGCCAAGTATCGTAAAGAGGGGAAATTAGTTTTCTACTCATTGGATGATGACCATGTAAAAAATCTCATAAAAATTGCTTTTGCACACCAAAAGGAGGTCGTTAAAGTTGAGTGA
- a CDS encoding FAD-dependent oxidoreductase, with protein sequence MTEKAQKDVDVLIIGAGSGGYVAAIRAAQLGRKVVLVDKAELGGVCLNRGCIPSKALISASERVKHIKGANLMGIKVSGEVEVDMPEVVKWKDGIVNKLTSGVQSLLKGNGVEVISGEAYLTEHHTVRIRTENGEQFYSYKDLILAN encoded by the coding sequence ATGACTGAGAAAGCACAAAAAGACGTAGATGTGTTAATTATAGGCGCGGGATCAGGCGGTTACGTTGCTGCCATACGCGCTGCTCAATTAGGAAGAAAAGTGGTCTTGGTGGATAAAGCAGAATTGGGAGGGGTTTGCCTCAACCGTGGCTGTATCCCCTCCAAGGCTCTTATTAGCGCTTCTGAGCGAGTCAAACACATAAAGGGCGCCAATCTAATGGGAATAAAAGTTTCTGGTGAAGTGGAAGTAGATATGCCGGAAGTAGTGAAGTGGAAGGACGGCATTGTTAATAAACTAACGAGTGGGGTTCAATCCTTGCTAAAAGGCAATGGGGTGGAAGTCATTAGTGGGGAAGCGTATCTCACTGAACATCATACTGTAAGGATAAGAACCGAAAACGGTGAGCAGTTCTATTCTTACAAAGACTTAATCCTTGCCAACTGA
- a CDS encoding IS256 family transposase, with the protein MTQVHFTLNNEEVQSIIEHSVKDDVSKNILTTVFNQLMENQRTEYIKADDYERSESRQSQRNGYYERDFTTRVGTLELRVPRTRDGEFSPTVFERYQRNEKALLASMLEMYVSGVSTRKVSKIVEELCGKSVSKSFVSSLTEQLDPLVNEWQNRSLSDINYPYLMTDVLYIKIREDNRVLSKSCHIAIGITKDGDREIIGFMIQNEESDNTWSNFFEYLKERGLQGVELVISDAHKGLVSAIRKSFTNASWQRCQVHFLRNIFTTIPKKNSKPFREAVKAIFKFTDINLAREAKNRLVEEYYDQKKYTKAYETLDNGFEDAFQYTVLGNSHNRLKSTNLLERLNQEVRRREKIIRIFPNHASANRLIGAVLMDLHEEWISSTRKYINFSK; encoded by the coding sequence ATGACCCAAGTACATTTTACACTGAACAACGAAGAGGTTCAAAGTATTATTGAACATTCCGTTAAAGATGATGTGTCTAAAAATATTTTAACGACAGTTTTCAATCAGTTGATGGAAAACCAACGAACAGAATACATTAAAGCTGATGACTATGAACGATCTGAAAGTCGTCAGAGTCAACGAAATGGCTACTACGAGCGTGACTTTACGACTCGCGTTGGTACACTTGAATTAAGAGTACCTAGAACACGTGATGGTGAGTTTTCACCGACGGTGTTTGAGCGGTATCAGCGAAATGAAAAGGCGCTGCTTGCTTCAATGCTTGAGATGTATGTTTCAGGCGTTTCAACACGTAAAGTCTCTAAGATTGTTGAGGAGTTATGTGGTAAATCAGTTTCTAAGTCCTTTGTTTCTAGTCTGACTGAACAGTTAGACCCTCTGGTCAATGAATGGCAAAATCGATCGCTTTCAGATATAAACTATCCTTACTTGATGACTGATGTCCTGTACATAAAGATTAGAGAAGATAATCGAGTACTTTCTAAGAGTTGTCACATTGCGATTGGAATAACCAAAGATGGCGATCGTGAAATTATTGGCTTCATGATTCAAAATGAAGAGAGTGATAACACATGGTCTAACTTCTTTGAATACTTAAAAGAAAGAGGATTACAAGGTGTAGAACTCGTTATTTCTGACGCTCATAAAGGCTTAGTATCTGCGATTCGTAAATCCTTTACCAACGCAAGTTGGCAGAGATGCCAAGTTCACTTCTTAAGAAATATCTTTACAACAATTCCTAAGAAGAATTCTAAACCTTTTAGAGAAGCTGTAAAAGCTATCTTCAAGTTTACGGATATTAATTTAGCACGAGAAGCTAAAAATCGTCTGGTTGAAGAATACTACGACCAAAAGAAATACACAAAAGCTTACGAGACCTTAGATAATGGCTTCGAAGATGCCTTTCAATATACTGTCCTAGGTAACTCCCACAATCGACTAAAAAGTACCAATCTTCTTGAACGATTAAACCAAGAGGTTCGCAGAAGAGAAAAGATCATTCGAATCTTTCCAAATCATGCTTCAGCCAATCGATTGATTGGGGCAGTTCTTATGGACCTGCATGAAGAATGGATTAGTTCTACAAGAAAGTATATAAATTTTAGCAAGTAA